In one Methylocaldum szegediense genomic region, the following are encoded:
- a CDS encoding exo-beta-N-acetylmuramidase NamZ family protein codes for MKFGIERLLDSPDLRKPLVGRRVALLAHPASVTADLVHSLDALAALDDIDLVAAFGPQHGLRGDKQDNMVESPDFTDPVHGIPVFSLYGEVRRPTDAMMDHFDVLLVDLQDLGCRIYTFITTLRYVLEEAAKKGKTVWVLDRPNPAGRPIEGLRLRPGWESFVGAGELPMRHGLTLGEMGRWFVDSLRLDVDYRVVTMEGWEPEKAPGYGWPLGERTWINPSPNAPNLWMARCYAGTVMLEGTTLSEGRGTTRPLELFGAPDLDARRLIAEMRRLASDWLRGCRLRVCWFEPTFHKHSGKLCEGVHIHVEDGAYVHDGFRPWRLQSLAFKAIRTLWPDYDLWRDFPYEYEYDRLAIDLINGSELLRQWVDDADAAPSDLDALTLPDERSWQEEREAVLLYR; via the coding sequence ATGAAGTTTGGCATCGAACGACTGCTGGACAGCCCTGATCTACGCAAGCCGCTCGTCGGCAGGCGCGTGGCGTTACTTGCGCACCCTGCCTCTGTTACGGCCGATCTGGTTCATTCCCTGGACGCGCTGGCCGCGCTCGACGACATCGATTTGGTGGCTGCGTTCGGACCCCAGCACGGATTGCGCGGAGACAAGCAGGACAATATGGTCGAATCTCCGGATTTTACTGACCCGGTGCACGGTATCCCGGTCTTCAGTTTGTACGGCGAAGTGCGGCGCCCGACCGACGCGATGATGGATCACTTCGACGTGCTCTTGGTCGACCTGCAGGACCTCGGCTGTCGGATTTACACATTCATTACGACCTTGCGCTACGTATTGGAGGAGGCGGCCAAGAAGGGCAAAACGGTTTGGGTGCTGGACCGACCGAATCCCGCTGGCCGTCCTATCGAGGGATTGCGGCTTCGGCCCGGCTGGGAGAGCTTTGTAGGCGCAGGAGAACTCCCGATGCGGCACGGGCTCACGCTGGGCGAGATGGGGCGCTGGTTCGTGGATTCGTTGCGCCTGGATGTGGACTATCGGGTCGTGACCATGGAAGGCTGGGAGCCCGAAAAGGCGCCGGGCTACGGTTGGCCGTTGGGCGAGCGTACCTGGATCAATCCCAGCCCCAACGCACCCAATTTGTGGATGGCGCGCTGTTACGCCGGCACGGTCATGCTGGAAGGCACGACCTTATCCGAGGGACGCGGCACCACGCGTCCCTTGGAGCTGTTCGGCGCGCCGGATCTCGACGCGCGCCGGCTCATCGCCGAAATGCGGAGGTTGGCGTCGGATTGGCTGCGAGGCTGCCGGTTGCGGGTGTGCTGGTTCGAGCCGACGTTCCACAAGCATTCAGGCAAGCTGTGCGAGGGGGTGCACATTCACGTCGAGGACGGTGCCTACGTTCACGACGGGTTCCGCCCCTGGCGTTTGCAATCGCTGGCGTTCAAGGCAATTCGAACCTTATGGCCGGATTACGACCTCTGGCGCGACTTTCCGTATGAGTACGAATACGACCGCCTTGCCATCGACCTCATTAACGGCAGCGAGCTTTTGCGCCAATGGGTGGACGATGCCGATGCAGCTCCTTCGGATCTCGACGCCCTGACGCTGCCCGACGAACGCTCATGGCAGGAAGAGCGGGAGGCGGTGCTGTTGTATCGGTGA